The Arachis hypogaea cultivar Tifrunner chromosome 16, arahy.Tifrunner.gnm2.J5K5, whole genome shotgun sequence genome contains a region encoding:
- the LOC112697482 gene encoding uncharacterized protein, with the protein MNILHPFACLPLCNAIASTKPFPHNNQIMKFSLVFLQSASYPRTWTPLCCSRGGFTNLNGEDFNIDLIKEDLADDDGSSETLAQETYGRRKTNDIDLEGLKEDNDVGGYYGQGPFTGRPEKDHERDPEVADILGSLLDDPQKAQSKMEDRIRKKRNKILHTKTGSGVPMKVSVNKFDFSNSYIWLEFYNTPLEKDISLICDTIRSWHIVGRLGGCNSMNMQLSQSPITKRPSYDFIQGANVTPTTFYNIGDLEVQDNLARIWVDIGTSEPLLLDVLINALTQISSDFVGIKQVVFGGEEYENWNENMTSEDSGFSVHKI; encoded by the exons ATGAATATCTTACATCCTTTTGCATGCCTTCCTCTATGCAATGCCATTGCAAGCACCAAGCCTTTTCCCCATAACAATCAAATCATGAAATTTTCATTGGTTTTTCTACAAAGCGCTAGCTATCCAAGAACTTGGACTCCCTTATGCTGTTCTAGAGGTGGGTTTACAAACTTGAATGGTGAGGACTTCAATATAGATCTTATTAAGGAAGATCTTGCTGATGATGATGGTAGTAGTGAGACTTTGGCTCAAGAAACATATGGAAGAAGGAAAACAAACGACATTGATTTAGAGGGGTTAAAAGAAGATAATGATGTTGGTGGGTATTATGGCCAAGGACCATTTACAGGTAGGCCAGAGAAAGATCATGAGAGAGATCCAGAAGTTGCTGATATTCTTGGGAGTTTACTAGATGATCCCCAAAAGGCTCAATCCAAA ATGGAAGACAGAATTAGGAAAAAAAGGAACAAAATACTGCACACAAAGACGGGATCAGGAGTACCAATGAAAGTGTCCGTTAACAA ATTTGATTTTTCAAACTCATATATATGGCTTGAATTTTACAATACACCACTGGAAAAAGACATCTCCTTAATATGTGAT ACTATTCGATCGTGGCATATTGTTGGACGTCTTGGTGGATGTAATTCGATGAACATGCAA CTATCACAATCTCCGATCACGAAACGGCCAAGTTATGATTTTATTCAAGGAGCTAATGTGACACCAACTACATTTTACAACATTGGGGATCTTGAGGTTCAAGACAACTTGGCTCGAATATG GGTAGATATTGGAACCAGTGAACCGCTGCTTTTGGATGTCTTGATAAATGCATTAACACAGATAAGTTCTGA TTTTGTTGGAATCAAGCAAGTGGTCTTTGGTGGGGAAGAATATGAGAATTGGAACGAGAATATGACATCAGAGGATTCAGGTTTTAGTGTTCACAAGATCTAA
- the LOC112698303 gene encoding pectinesterase inhibitor 1-like produces the protein MAMDIKPSLLSSLVVLLFLLFAHSSNATNKIVEVNKICNATLNPSFCSKILNSKPGGTNRADLITLAKYTIGVVRSNVTSTIRLIKSLIRNSTNSDAKDHYQLCLKHFDYEEGALGEVVYAEKMLKAKDYQGVNVAASGVMATVEGCVSGDSPSDPVFPDHSSLPKYAEYVEQVADIICVICNYLTGIYK, from the coding sequence atgGCCATGGATATCAAACCTTCGCTACTCTCTTCTCTAGTGGTGCTGCTCTTCCTTTTATTTGCTCACTCCTCAAATGCAACCAACAAAATTGTTGAAGTGAACAAAATTTGCAACGCAACCCTAAACCCTTCATTTTGTTCAAAAATTCTAAACTCAAAACCCGGTGGTACAAACCGTGCAGATCTAATTACCCTTGCAAAATACACAATTGGTGTTGTTCGTTCCAACGTTACAAGCACAATTAGGCTCATTAAGTCTCTGATAAGAAATTCAACTAATTCAGATGCGAAGGATCATTACCAATTGTGTTTGAAACATTTCGATTACGAAGAAGGCGCATTAGGCGAAGTGGTATACGCTGAAAAAATGCTGAAGGCGAAGGATTACCAAGGTGTTAATGTTGCTGCTTCTGGTGTTATGGCGACGGTTGAAGGTTGTGTTTCTGGTGATTCACCAAGTGATCCTGTTTTTCCTGATCATTCTTCGCTACCCAAATATGCTGAATATGTGGAGCAAGTTGCTGATATTATTTGTGTCATTTGTAACTATTTGACGGGTATTTATAAGTAA
- the LOC112697484 gene encoding mitochondrial metalloendopeptidase OMA1, protein MGSYRKGKVALDCFRTLASKVLPQNKNFQRGSRIFQSRYLDSGSKVSNANGFKSFSSIPTRVVTWGGGFNRNLHNQFNVGGRRFYYVDPYNVHHFRPRGPRKWFENPRHVFIVVVVGSGILITMYFGKLETIPYTKRTHWILLSKAMERQLGEAEFEKLKESFKGKILPPIHPQSVRIRMISKEIIDALQRGLSKEQIWSDVGYASAHVTGFEGHTEETLKSLTDASADGKAESGWPKEDEILDDSWVQQSRKKGHEKGPATSHLDGLNWEVLVVNEPVVNAFCLPGGKIVVFTGLLEHFKSDAEIATIIGHEVGHAVARHSAEGITKNLWFAILQLILYQFVTPDIVNTMSSLFLRLPFSRRMEMEADYIGLLLIASAGYDPRVAPTVYEKLGKVTGGDSALRDYLSTHPSGRKRAELLSQAKIMEEAFTIYKNARSGRSIEGFL, encoded by the exons ATGGGTTCTTATAGAAAGGGAAAGGTTGCTCTTGATTGTTTTCGGACCTTGGCTTCAAAGGTTCTTCCCCAAAATAAAAATTTCCAACGTGGTTCGAGGATATTCCAATCTAGGTATTTGGATTCGGGTTCTAAGGTGTCGAATGCCAATGGGTTCAAGTCTTTTTCTTCAATTCCTACTAGGGTAGTCACATGGGGTGGTGGATTTAATAGGAACTTGCACAACCAGTTTAATGTTGGGGGTAGGAGGTTCTATTATGTGGATCCCTACAATGTGCATCATTTCAGGCCTAGAGGGCCAAGGAAGTGGTTTGAGAATCCTAGACATGTATTCATTGTTGTGGTGGTTGGGTCAGGGATATTGATAACTATGTATTTTGGGAAATTAGAAACAATTCCATATACCAAGAGAACCCACTGGATTTTGTTATCTAAAGCCATGGAGAGGCAACTTGGGGAGGCTGAATTCGAGAAACTGAAGGAGAGTTTCAAGGGAAAGATCTTGCCTCCTATACACCCTCAGAGTGTGAGGATAAGGATGATATCAAAGGAAATCATTGATGCCTTGCAGAGAGGGTTAAGCAAGGAACAAATTTGGAGTGATGTTGGTTATGCATCAGCACATGTCACAGGGTTTGAAGGGCATACTGAGGAGACTTTGAAATCGTTGACTGATGCTAGTGCTGATGGCAAGGCAGAAAGTGGTTGGCCCAAAGAAGATGAAATCCTTGATGACAGTTGGGTTCAGCAAAGTAGAAAGAAAGGCCACGAGAAAGGGCCAGCTACCTCGCATCTCGATGGATTGAATTGGGAGGTGCTTGTTGTCAATGAGCCGGTTGTCAATGCCTTTTGCCTACCTGGTGGTAAGATTGTTGTATTCACCGGATTGTTAGAACATTTTAAAAGTGATGCTGAGATTGCCACTATAATTGGACATGAG GTTGGCCATGCTGTGGCCCGACACAGCGCTGAAGGTATAACGAAGAACTTGTGGTTTGCTATCCTGCAGTTGATTCTTTATCAATTTGTCACCCCTGATATCGTCAACACAATGTCTTCTCTCTTCTTGAGGCTACCATTCTCTCGACG GATGGAAATGGAAGCCGATTACATTGGCTTGCTCTTAATTGCTTCCGCCGGATATGATCCACGGGTAGCACCCACAGTGTATGAGAAGCTGGGAAAAGTCACCGGTGGTGACTCGGCACTCAGGGACTATCTCTCTACTCATCCATCTGGAAGAAAGAGAGCAGAGTTGCTCTCCCAGGCCAAAATAATGGAAGAAGCATTCACCATATACAAGAATGCTAGGTCTGGAAGAAGTATTGAAGGATTTCTTTAG